In one window of Maribacter sp. BPC-D8 DNA:
- a CDS encoding ABC transporter permease, which yields MKNFKIFKGLVRKEFLHILRDWRSLTMLLGIPIVLVLLFGSVMTMEIKDANIAVVDHAKDHDSKELINLISTSEFFKLVKYLDTSDEIDEEFKKGTIRMAFVFDKDFGYKLHHEGHAQIQLIADGSKILTSPSLISYGKIIINKHIASKNPPSAAGYYIIPTVRMMYNKNLNGRYMTVPGIMSTVILLVGALMTSLSITKEKELGTLELLLSTPINRFLIMFAKIVPYLVTSFISALSIIWAAKYVFEVPVSGSMGLLLLNTVLYILTALALGLLISTFANSQLTAMMITMTLLMLPTEVLSGMTFPTDSLPVVLQWMGKLLPSTWFNIISKGILLQGAKADNLLFETTILVIMVMVFYFWSVIRFKPRLQ from the coding sequence ATGAAAAATTTCAAAATATTTAAAGGACTTGTTCGTAAAGAGTTTCTCCATATTTTAAGAGATTGGCGTTCCTTAACAATGCTATTGGGCATCCCTATTGTTTTGGTATTACTGTTTGGTTCTGTAATGACCATGGAAATTAAAGATGCCAATATCGCTGTTGTAGATCATGCAAAAGACCACGATTCTAAAGAACTGATCAATTTAATTAGCACTTCTGAATTTTTCAAGTTGGTAAAATACCTAGATACTTCTGATGAAATTGATGAAGAATTTAAAAAAGGTACCATTCGTATGGCCTTTGTTTTTGATAAAGACTTTGGTTATAAACTACACCATGAGGGTCATGCTCAAATACAATTAATTGCCGATGGCTCCAAAATATTGACCTCCCCTAGCCTAATCTCTTATGGTAAAATTATAATCAATAAACACATCGCCAGTAAAAATCCGCCAAGTGCTGCCGGTTATTATATTATACCAACGGTGCGCATGATGTATAATAAAAATCTTAATGGTAGGTATATGACGGTACCTGGTATTATGTCAACCGTTATTTTATTAGTAGGCGCACTAATGACTTCACTTTCAATTACTAAAGAAAAAGAATTAGGAACTTTAGAACTACTATTAAGTACACCTATTAATCGTTTTCTTATAATGTTCGCGAAAATAGTGCCTTACTTAGTCACCTCGTTCATAAGCGCCTTATCTATAATTTGGGCAGCAAAATATGTATTTGAAGTACCAGTATCTGGTAGTATGGGGCTTTTGCTATTGAATACCGTTCTCTACATTCTTACAGCTCTTGCATTGGGGTTATTGATATCAACTTTCGCAAATTCACAGCTTACAGCTATGATGATTACGATGACCTTATTAATGTTACCTACTGAAGTACTGTCGGGAATGACCTTCCCTACAGACAGTTTACCCGTAGTGTTACAATGGATGGGCAAACTATTGCCTTCAACTTGGTTCAACATTATAAGTAAGGGCATATTACTTCAAGGTGCTAAAGCAGATAATCTTTTGTTTGAGACTACCATACTTGTGATAATGGTAATGGTATTTTATTTCTGGAGTGTAATACGCTTTAAACCCAGACTCCAATAA
- a CDS encoding ABC transporter permease, with amino-acid sequence MRIIRFIIVKEFIQIFRNPLLVLIILSQPFIQVLLLGTAGGDINYASVYVVDEDLSSTSREIISKMEGSDFFDIRGASLTMDEAFKVMEYKNINLIVHFPPNFEKKLLKEHSSKVQLVTNAIDAITASLTYAYSSEIIGAVNKDVAIKWGTKSTTSKASTISIPYSYWYNRALISQYIMVPAMCVAMVVMITILLSGMNIVKEKEIGTMEQLNVTPMRKTHFIMGKIIPVWIINIVLLGIGLILSRVVFHVPVVGSLWLVFFLSGVVMFLLLAVGVLISVISNTQQQAMFFTFFIIMIFVIFGDFITPIDNMPAWGKAMAELNPQAYYSRMIHLVITKGSGLRDILPDLLKVSGLTVATLALSLYIFNKKD; translated from the coding sequence ATGCGTATCATAAGATTCATTATTGTCAAAGAATTTATTCAGATTTTCAGAAATCCTCTGTTGGTACTCATTATTTTGTCTCAACCTTTTATACAAGTACTGTTATTAGGTACTGCAGGTGGTGACATTAACTATGCAAGTGTGTATGTTGTAGATGAAGATTTATCGTCTACTTCTAGAGAAATCATTTCTAAAATGGAGGGTTCAGATTTCTTTGATATTCGAGGGGCTTCTTTAACTATGGATGAAGCTTTTAAAGTAATGGAGTACAAGAACATTAATTTGATTGTACATTTTCCTCCAAATTTTGAGAAAAAACTACTTAAAGAACATAGCAGCAAAGTGCAATTGGTTACCAATGCCATTGATGCTATTACGGCTAGCCTTACCTATGCTTACTCAAGTGAAATTATAGGTGCCGTAAATAAAGATGTGGCTATAAAATGGGGCACAAAAAGCACCACCAGCAAAGCATCAACCATTAGCATTCCATATTCTTACTGGTATAACAGAGCACTTATTAGCCAATATATAATGGTACCTGCAATGTGCGTTGCCATGGTTGTTATGATTACCATTCTATTATCAGGAATGAACATTGTAAAGGAAAAAGAAATTGGCACAATGGAGCAGTTGAATGTAACCCCAATGAGAAAAACTCATTTTATAATGGGGAAAATCATTCCGGTTTGGATTATTAATATTGTACTCTTGGGTATTGGTTTAATTCTTAGTAGAGTTGTATTTCACGTACCTGTAGTAGGTAGCCTTTGGCTAGTATTCTTTTTATCTGGTGTTGTAATGTTTCTACTTTTAGCGGTGGGAGTTTTAATTTCGGTAATATCAAATACGCAACAACAAGCAATGTTTTTTACTTTTTTCATCATCATGATATTTGTGATTTTTGGTGACTTTATAACTCCTATAGATAATATGCCTGCATGGGGCAAGGCCATGGCCGAATTAAATCCTCAAGCCTATTATTCTCGTATGATTCACTTAGTTATAACTAAAGGTAGTGGCTTAAGAGATATTTTACCCGATCTCTTAAAAGTGTCTGGATTAACAGTTGCTACTTTGGCCCTTTCACTATATATCTTTAATAAAAAGGATTAA
- a CDS encoding F0F1 ATP synthase subunit gamma encodes MDSLESLTRQITGAKDLNSIVRTMKAMAAANIGQYEMAMESLGDYWNNVSLGLVAYLKHVRLENQQNSKSTNTNKSEKSICAIVFGSDQGFVGQFNDALSQYVQDSLSTHEGTLEIWTVGVRVPLLLKDMGMLVTKEFNLPNSINAITSLIGSILVQVEKNRESGSIDEYYLFHNHLVNEGSYEQEKLRLFPLDEKWIQEKSQLKWPTQKQPQVIGNSNELIHRLIREYLFVTLYKTCTESLASENLSRLNAMQRAEKNIEELLDEIGHTYHRLRQSSIDEELFDVVSGFTALKKDEY; translated from the coding sequence ATGGATTCGTTAGAAAGCTTAACAAGACAAATTACCGGAGCCAAAGATCTGAATTCTATAGTACGTACTATGAAGGCAATGGCTGCTGCCAATATTGGTCAATATGAAATGGCAATGGAGTCTTTAGGTGATTATTGGAATAATGTTTCTTTAGGATTAGTAGCTTATTTAAAACACGTTAGATTAGAGAATCAGCAGAATAGCAAATCCACCAATACTAATAAAAGTGAAAAATCTATTTGCGCAATTGTCTTTGGATCAGATCAAGGGTTTGTTGGGCAGTTTAATGATGCGCTTTCGCAATATGTTCAAGATTCTTTATCTACTCATGAGGGTACATTAGAAATTTGGACTGTTGGTGTTCGGGTACCTTTATTATTAAAAGATATGGGGATGTTGGTGACCAAGGAGTTTAATCTTCCTAATTCTATTAACGCCATTACTTCTCTTATTGGTTCAATTTTAGTTCAAGTTGAAAAAAACAGAGAAAGCGGAAGTATAGATGAATACTACCTTTTTCATAACCACTTGGTTAATGAGGGTTCTTATGAGCAAGAGAAATTACGTCTGTTTCCGCTAGATGAAAAATGGATTCAAGAAAAGTCTCAATTAAAATGGCCTACCCAAAAACAACCTCAAGTAATTGGAAATAGTAATGAACTTATACATCGTTTAATACGAGAGTATCTTTTTGTTACGCTCTATAAAACCTGTACAGAATCATTGGCTAGTGAAAATTTAAGTAGGTTGAACGCTATGCAACGTGCAGAGAAAAATATTGAAGAATTGTTAGACGAGATAGGGCATACCTATCATAGGTTAAGACAGAGTTCTATTGATGAAGAACTTTTTGATGTTGTTTCTGGATTTACGGCATTAAAGAAAGACGAATACTAA
- a CDS encoding alternate F1F0 ATPase, F1 subunit alpha, with amino-acid sequence MGVTDYKSLLDDTFNELAKNRTNHEFKLAPKEVGRVTSVSAGVVKVSGLPSVGYEELLKFPGNLYGIAFSIEEEEIGAILLGEDSDLNAGDLVERTNRVMDVPVGKALIGRVIGPLGEPMDEKGAISFDKRLPIERNATPIMDRSGVSMPLQTGIKVIDALIPIGRGQRELILGDRQTGKTAIALDTIVNQKDKDVICIYCAIGQRASAVAKVVADLKENGAMAYTVVMVTEGNNSPGLQYIAPYAATSIAEYFMEMGKDVLIVYDDLTNHARAYRELSLLLKRPPGREAFPGDIFYIHSRLLERSTHLSEALGGGSLTALPIIETEAQNMSAYIPTNLISITDGQIYLSPKQFELGILPAVEVGKSVSRVGGKAQLSAYRSIAGALKLGFSQFEELETFARFGSHLDEETKKVIEHGKRIREILKQNELQPLSVAEQIGVLLALTNGFFDDITIENMSKAEKAVIKSIATLPDAIHKSLYTDKGLDDAAIELVLKTTAATLKEFQQAS; translated from the coding sequence ATGGGCGTAACAGACTACAAAAGCTTATTAGATGATACGTTCAATGAGCTTGCGAAAAATAGAACCAATCACGAGTTTAAATTAGCCCCAAAAGAAGTTGGTAGGGTTACCAGTGTTTCAGCCGGTGTGGTTAAAGTATCTGGTTTGCCAAGTGTGGGTTATGAGGAGTTATTAAAATTTCCTGGTAATTTATATGGTATCGCTTTTAGTATTGAAGAAGAAGAAATCGGCGCTATTCTTTTAGGTGAAGATTCAGATTTAAATGCTGGTGATCTAGTAGAACGCACCAATCGTGTAATGGATGTTCCTGTGGGTAAAGCCCTTATAGGTAGGGTAATAGGTCCGTTAGGAGAACCAATGGACGAAAAAGGTGCTATCTCTTTTGATAAAAGACTTCCTATAGAGCGAAATGCCACGCCAATTATGGATCGTTCTGGGGTAAGTATGCCGCTACAAACAGGTATTAAGGTTATAGATGCACTAATACCAATAGGTCGCGGACAACGAGAATTAATATTAGGGGATCGCCAAACGGGTAAAACTGCTATTGCGTTAGATACTATCGTTAATCAAAAAGACAAAGATGTTATCTGTATTTATTGTGCTATTGGGCAACGAGCCTCTGCGGTTGCCAAGGTAGTTGCAGATTTAAAAGAAAATGGGGCAATGGCATATACTGTTGTGATGGTAACAGAAGGTAATAATAGTCCTGGATTACAATATATTGCTCCGTATGCAGCTACTAGTATCGCTGAATATTTTATGGAAATGGGTAAAGATGTACTCATTGTATATGACGATTTAACAAACCATGCCAGAGCATATCGCGAACTATCCCTTTTATTGAAAAGACCACCAGGTAGAGAGGCTTTCCCCGGAGATATTTTTTATATACATTCTAGATTATTAGAACGTTCTACTCATTTAAGTGAAGCACTCGGCGGTGGTTCATTGACTGCGCTACCTATAATAGAGACCGAAGCGCAGAATATGTCGGCATATATTCCTACTAATTTAATTTCAATTACCGACGGTCAAATATATTTGTCGCCTAAACAATTCGAACTAGGTATTTTACCAGCTGTTGAGGTAGGTAAATCTGTTTCTCGTGTTGGTGGTAAAGCTCAATTGTCGGCTTATCGATCAATAGCGGGCGCTTTGAAACTAGGATTTTCACAGTTCGAAGAATTAGAAACTTTTGCCCGGTTTGGGTCTCATTTAGATGAGGAAACAAAAAAGGTTATTGAGCATGGTAAGCGTATTCGTGAAATTTTAAAGCAGAATGAACTTCAACCTTTATCTGTTGCAGAACAAATAGGTGTTCTTTTAGCATTAACAAACGGATTCTTTGACGACATTACAATAGAAAACATGAGTAAAGCTGAAAAGGCGGTTATTAAAAGTATAGCCACTTTACCAGATGCTATTCATAAATCTTTGTATACCGATAAAGGTTTAGATGATGCAGCTATAGAACTTGTTTTAAAGACTACAGCGGCTACACTCAAAGAATTTCAACAAGCATCGTAA
- a CDS encoding F0F1 ATP synthase subunit C, protein MDNTTIIAMVSIITAGLTTGIGCMIPALGQGKSISTALSSMAQQPDASQTVTRTLFVGLAMLESLAIYCFVISMILIFANPFWNHFIA, encoded by the coding sequence ATGGATAATACTACAATAATAGCAATGGTGTCAATCATTACTGCCGGCTTAACAACAGGAATTGGTTGTATGATACCAGCTCTTGGTCAAGGTAAATCTATTTCTACTGCCTTAAGTTCTATGGCACAGCAACCAGATGCTAGTCAGACTGTAACCCGTACTTTGTTTGTGGGTCTGGCGATGTTAGAATCATTGGCAATTTATTGTTTTGTGATTTCAATGATTTTAATTTTTGCCAATCCGTTTTGGAACCATTTCATCGCATAA
- a CDS encoding F0F1 ATP synthase subunit A, with protein sequence MELSPDETIFWQNGFITINLTLVTTWVLMLVLVLTAVLITRKLQTGLKISRWQCILEMLVTGMNQQIKEVGLKKSEKFLGFIGTLFIFIAFANLCIIFPGYEPPTSSLSTTAALALCVFLATPIFGIAENGVLQYLKTFIEPTFIMLPFNIISEISRTLALAVRLFGNIMSGGLIVTILLSIAPLFFPVLMTVLGLITGIIQAYIFSILATVYIAAATEESDKKKSLRKDRTENLIVAETK encoded by the coding sequence ATGGAACTTAGCCCAGACGAAACAATATTTTGGCAGAATGGTTTTATAACCATCAATCTAACATTGGTGACCACTTGGGTATTGATGCTGGTGTTGGTTCTTACAGCTGTTCTGATAACCAGAAAACTACAAACAGGTTTAAAAATATCGCGATGGCAGTGCATTTTAGAAATGCTTGTAACGGGTATGAACCAACAGATAAAAGAAGTTGGTTTAAAGAAATCAGAGAAATTTCTTGGTTTTATAGGCACGCTGTTCATTTTTATTGCTTTTGCCAATTTGTGTATCATTTTCCCTGGTTATGAACCGCCTACAAGTTCGTTATCTACAACGGCAGCTTTGGCGCTATGTGTTTTTCTGGCAACACCCATTTTTGGTATAGCAGAGAATGGTGTTTTGCAATATTTGAAAACATTTATAGAGCCAACATTCATTATGCTACCTTTTAATATCATTAGCGAAATATCACGTACGTTGGCATTGGCTGTTCGTCTGTTTGGTAATATTATGAGCGGTGGTTTAATTGTTACTATTCTATTAAGTATTGCGCCGTTATTTTTTCCGGTGTTAATGACTGTATTGGGATTAATTACAGGAATTATACAGGCATATATCTTTAGCATTTTAGCAACAGTTTATATCGCTGCGGCAACTGAAGAATCAGATAAGAAGAAGTCACTGCGAAAGGATAGGACCGAAAATTTAATAGTAGCAGAAACTAAATAA
- a CDS encoding ATP synthase subunit I produces the protein MNDLLMTLLVLLGGSCLGLLFFGGLWFTSKKMLDSKNPALWYIGSLFIRVGITLLGFYYMGQHNLKYMLICLLGFIIARFVVVRMTRIKEMKPITVDKQ, from the coding sequence ATGAATGATTTACTTATGACTTTATTGGTACTGTTGGGCGGCTCTTGCTTAGGGCTCCTGTTTTTTGGAGGACTTTGGTTTACTTCAAAGAAAATGCTTGATTCGAAAAATCCTGCGCTATGGTATATAGGGAGTTTGTTTATACGAGTAGGCATTACGCTATTGGGCTTTTATTATATGGGTCAACATAATTTAAAATATATGCTGATTTGTCTTTTGGGTTTTATAATAGCTCGGTTTGTCGTTGTTCGTATGACAAGAATAAAAGAGATGAAACCGATAACAGTAGACAAACAATAG
- a CDS encoding AtpZ/AtpI family protein: MNKTSDDNKSDFLDEVDNKERQMLYARNEEKRSEWRGFGTFGMVGWSVAVPTVLGAVLGVWLDKEYPQTFSWTLTLLIAGLFVGCALAWQWIDKENKSMHEHKNKKDE, translated from the coding sequence ATGAACAAGACTAGCGATGATAATAAGAGCGACTTTTTAGATGAGGTAGATAATAAAGAACGGCAAATGTTATATGCCAGAAACGAAGAGAAAAGAAGTGAATGGAGAGGCTTTGGAACTTTTGGTATGGTGGGTTGGTCTGTTGCAGTACCAACCGTATTAGGTGCCGTATTAGGAGTTTGGTTGGATAAGGAATATCCGCAGACTTTTTCTTGGACACTAACCTTATTAATAGCCGGTTTATTTGTTGGCTGCGCACTTGCTTGGCAATGGATAGACAAAGAAAATAAATCAATGCACGAACATAAAAATAAAAAAGATGAATGA
- a CDS encoding F0F1 ATP synthase subunit epsilon, translating into MELHILLPFKIFLKISDVQRIVVDTNAGSYGFLPQRLDCVAALVPGILTYETKEGKEHFVAMDEGILTKRDGYVEVSVRNAIAGADLGELRNAVANQFVNLDEEERDMRKAVAKLESEFIHGIKKLRQS; encoded by the coding sequence ATGGAGCTACATATTCTACTTCCGTTTAAGATATTTCTGAAAATCTCAGATGTGCAGCGCATAGTAGTAGATACCAATGCTGGTTCGTATGGGTTTTTACCACAAAGGTTAGATTGTGTAGCTGCTTTGGTACCTGGTATATTAACCTATGAGACAAAAGAAGGGAAAGAACATTTTGTAGCTATGGATGAAGGTATACTAACAAAGCGTGACGGTTATGTTGAAGTATCGGTAAGGAATGCAATAGCTGGTGCAGACCTAGGCGAACTTAGAAATGCGGTAGCGAACCAATTCGTGAATTTAGATGAAGAGGAAAGAGATATGCGAAAAGCTGTAGCCAAATTAGAAAGTGAATTTATTCATGGTATTAAAAAACTTCGTCAATCATGA
- the atpD gene encoding F0F1 ATP synthase subunit beta yields MATTLKRNNGNLNLGRVVAVRGSVVDIWFDKNLPSINTLIHTGPDNAIAIEVLSQLDDNRIRGIALTPTQGLARGMQAQTNGGQLTVPVGKEIMGRMFDVFGNTIDHGDALPEMKRKSVHQLPPPLSKRSTKSEIFETGIKAIDVMVPLQHGGNAGLFGGAGVGKTVLLTEMIHNMVGYHQGISMFCGIGERCREGHELYHDMKKADVLKDMVMMFGQMNEPPGARFRVGHAALTMAEYFRDEEHRDVLLLVDNVFRFIQAGMEVSGLMGQMPSRLGYQPTLGTELSKFEERIANTNTGAITSIQAVYVPADDLTDPAAVHTFSHLSASITLSRKRAGEGLFPAIDLLQSSSKMATPGVIGERHYHLLQQIKQTLAQYEELKDIIAMLGLEQLSVKDRATVNRARRLERFFTQPFFTTEQFSGLKGKGVKLEDALDGCERILKDEFKDLPESAFYMIGTIEEAIEKAKKEQKKEEKNPDADKKETAEV; encoded by the coding sequence ATGGCAACGACCTTAAAAAGGAATAATGGTAATTTAAACTTGGGTAGAGTAGTTGCTGTACGTGGTAGTGTGGTAGATATTTGGTTTGATAAGAATTTGCCATCTATAAATACTTTAATACACACCGGACCGGATAATGCTATAGCCATTGAAGTACTATCTCAGTTAGATGATAATAGAATTAGAGGTATTGCACTAACGCCCACCCAAGGTTTGGCTAGAGGTATGCAGGCACAAACAAATGGGGGACAGTTGACCGTACCTGTCGGAAAGGAGATTATGGGGCGCATGTTCGATGTTTTTGGTAATACTATTGATCATGGAGATGCGTTGCCAGAAATGAAACGAAAGAGTGTACACCAATTACCACCGCCCTTATCAAAACGATCTACAAAATCAGAAATTTTTGAAACAGGGATAAAGGCTATTGATGTAATGGTGCCGCTACAACATGGTGGTAATGCGGGTTTATTTGGTGGGGCAGGTGTTGGTAAAACTGTATTGCTTACAGAGATGATTCATAACATGGTCGGGTATCACCAAGGTATAAGCATGTTTTGCGGTATTGGAGAACGTTGCCGAGAAGGACATGAGCTGTACCACGATATGAAAAAAGCCGATGTGTTAAAAGATATGGTAATGATGTTCGGGCAAATGAACGAACCACCTGGAGCTCGTTTCAGGGTAGGACATGCCGCCTTAACCATGGCAGAATATTTTAGGGACGAAGAGCACCGCGATGTTCTTTTACTTGTTGATAATGTGTTTCGTTTTATTCAAGCGGGTATGGAGGTTTCAGGTCTTATGGGGCAAATGCCATCAAGACTAGGTTACCAACCAACCTTGGGTACCGAGCTTTCAAAATTTGAAGAACGAATAGCAAATACCAATACAGGGGCTATTACTAGTATACAGGCAGTTTATGTACCAGCAGATGATTTAACCGATCCTGCAGCTGTGCATACATTTTCTCATCTCTCAGCTTCTATTACCTTATCAAGAAAGAGGGCTGGCGAAGGACTTTTTCCTGCTATAGATTTATTGCAGTCTAGTTCTAAAATGGCAACACCTGGTGTTATAGGTGAGCGGCATTACCACCTTCTACAGCAAATAAAACAAACATTAGCGCAATACGAAGAGCTAAAAGATATTATTGCCATGCTTGGTTTAGAACAACTTTCTGTTAAGGATCGTGCAACGGTTAATAGAGCTAGACGTTTAGAACGCTTTTTTACACAGCCTTTTTTTACAACAGAGCAGTTTAGCGGACTTAAAGGAAAAGGTGTAAAATTAGAAGATGCCCTGGATGGCTGCGAGCGTATTCTTAAAGATGAATTTAAAGATTTGCCAGAGTCTGCTTTTTATATGATCGGTACTATTGAAGAGGCAATAGAAAAAGCCAAAAAAGAACAGAAGAAAGAAGAAAAGAACCCCGACGCTGATAAAAAAGAAACTGCAGAGGTATAG
- the ppsA gene encoding phosphoenolpyruvate synthase, which yields MKNYIRHFNEININDVPTVGGKNASLGEMFQKLTSKGVQVPDGFATTSEAYWHFLQEVHIKNEIFDLLAKLDKKDFSNLKEIGESVRNTILATEIPEDIQESINEGYDALASKYKGDISLAVRSSATAEDLPTASFAGQQDTYLNVKGKKDLIDACKRCYASLFTNRAIKYREDNGFDHTKVALSIGIQMMVRSDLAASGVNFTLDPDTGFDQVVMVSSIYGLGENIVQGSINPDDYFVYKPSLKNGVEQPIISRRLGSKEKTMVYDKSGSGIINLDTPIEKQEQYVLTDAEVVKLAKWGLIIEDHYQHPMDIEWAKDGITNELYIVQARPETVQSNKKDKLKIKTYTLRNKSKEITHGMGLGNKISSGKARILHSPEESDKLQEGEILVTERTNPDWDPILKKAAGIITNQGGRTSHAAIVAREVGAAAIVGSNNATEVIKDGQEITISCAEGDTGVVYDGLLEWEENEVDLSTLGKPHTQPMLILADPDQAFKFSFYPSAGVGLMRMEFVINNSIQIHPMALKHFDTLKDQAVKDKIQKLTHHYPDKADYFVHKLAEGIGTIAAAFYPKDVIVRTSDFKTNEYANLIGGKEFEPVESNPMLGFRGASRYYNPKYQDAFELECKALKRVRETMGLNNVKVMIPFCRTLKEAEKVVAVLEKNGLKRGENGLQLYMMAEIPNNIILAEQFAKYFDGFSIGSNDLTQLTLGVDRDSELLSDIFDINDIGVKQMIAMVIESANKTNTKIGLCGQAPSDYPEFAQFLVEKGINSISFNPDALISGIKNINKAEKNIVEYGMAESSN from the coding sequence ATGAAAAATTACATACGTCATTTCAATGAAATTAACATCAACGATGTACCTACGGTAGGAGGTAAAAATGCCTCTTTAGGAGAAATGTTTCAAAAGCTGACATCTAAAGGAGTACAGGTGCCAGATGGTTTTGCTACTACATCAGAAGCATACTGGCATTTTTTACAAGAAGTACATATTAAAAACGAGATTTTTGATCTTTTAGCAAAATTAGACAAGAAAGATTTCTCTAATTTAAAAGAAATTGGAGAAAGCGTTAGAAATACAATTCTAGCAACAGAAATACCTGAAGACATACAAGAATCTATTAATGAGGGCTACGATGCTTTAGCCAGTAAATATAAAGGCGACATATCATTAGCAGTACGAAGTAGCGCCACAGCTGAAGATTTACCTACCGCAAGTTTTGCGGGTCAGCAAGACACCTATTTAAACGTAAAAGGAAAAAAAGATTTAATTGATGCCTGCAAGAGATGTTACGCATCTTTATTTACAAATAGGGCTATAAAATATAGAGAAGATAATGGCTTTGACCACACAAAAGTTGCGCTATCTATTGGTATACAAATGATGGTTCGTTCAGATTTAGCAGCTTCTGGTGTAAACTTCACTCTAGATCCCGATACTGGTTTTGACCAAGTTGTAATGGTTTCTAGTATATACGGACTCGGCGAAAACATTGTTCAAGGTAGTATTAACCCCGATGACTATTTTGTTTATAAGCCTAGTTTAAAAAATGGCGTAGAACAGCCGATTATTTCTAGACGTTTGGGTAGTAAAGAAAAAACCATGGTCTATGATAAATCTGGTAGTGGCATTATAAATCTTGACACTCCAATAGAGAAACAAGAACAATATGTACTTACAGATGCAGAGGTTGTAAAACTTGCAAAATGGGGGCTGATTATTGAAGATCACTACCAACACCCTATGGATATTGAATGGGCAAAAGATGGTATTACCAATGAACTCTACATTGTTCAGGCTAGACCAGAAACCGTTCAAAGTAATAAGAAGGACAAACTAAAAATTAAAACGTACACCTTACGCAACAAGAGTAAAGAAATTACTCATGGCATGGGTCTGGGCAACAAAATTTCTTCTGGAAAAGCACGCATCTTACATAGCCCAGAAGAATCTGATAAATTACAAGAAGGCGAAATATTGGTTACAGAACGTACCAACCCAGATTGGGATCCCATTCTTAAAAAAGCAGCAGGTATTATCACCAACCAAGGTGGTAGAACTAGCCACGCCGCAATAGTTGCTCGTGAAGTAGGTGCTGCCGCAATTGTTGGTAGTAACAATGCCACCGAGGTAATAAAAGATGGTCAAGAAATAACCATTTCGTGTGCTGAAGGAGATACCGGTGTTGTGTACGACGGACTTTTAGAATGGGAAGAAAATGAAGTGGACTTATCAACCCTAGGCAAGCCTCATACTCAGCCTATGCTTATTTTGGCTGATCCAGATCAAGCGTTTAAATTCTCATTCTATCCTTCTGCAGGTGTAGGGTTAATGCGTATGGAATTTGTCATCAACAACTCCATTCAAATTCACCCAATGGCTTTAAAGCATTTTGACACTTTAAAAGATCAGGCGGTAAAAGATAAAATTCAAAAGTTAACGCACCACTACCCAGACAAAGCAGATTATTTTGTGCACAAACTTGCAGAAGGTATCGGTACTATTGCTGCTGCTTTTTACCCTAAAGATGTTATTGTTCGTACTAGCGATTTTAAAACAAATGAATATGCAAACCTTATTGGCGGTAAAGAGTTTGAACCAGTAGAATCAAACCCAATGCTCGGTTTTAGAGGAGCTTCTAGATACTACAACCCAAAATATCAAGATGCTTTTGAATTAGAATGTAAAGCATTGAAAAGGGTAAGAGAAACCATGGGTTTAAACAATGTAAAAGTTATGATTCCATTTTGCCGTACGTTAAAAGAAGCTGAGAAAGTAGTAGCCGTTTTAGAGAAAAATGGTTTAAAAAGAGGCGAAAACGGACTTCAGCTATATATGATGGCCGAGATCCCTAACAACATTATTCTAGCCGAACAGTTTGCCAAATATTTTGACGGGTTTTCAATTGGTTCTAATGATTTAACCCAATTAACTTTAGGTGTAGATCGAGATTCTGAATTGTTGAGCGATATTTTTGATATTAATGATATAGGGGTAAAACAAATGATTGCCATGGTTATTGAATCTGCGAATAAAACCAATACTAAAATCGGACTCTGCGGTCAGGCACCAAGCGATTATCCTGAGTTTGCCCAATTTCTTGTAGAGAAAGGGATCAACTCCATATCCTTTAATCCAGATGCGTTGATTTCAGGTATCAAAAACATAAATAAGGCAGAGAAAAATATTGTTGAATACGGCATGGCTGAAAGCAGCAATTAA